The window GGCGAAAAATCGGGTTTCAAGGCTGGGCTTTGGCACCTGAATACGGGCTTAACAATTCGAGAGGTTTGCTTTTCTTTTTTTTATATTTTCTTTATTATTTTAGTTCATAGATTCAGGTAAAATAGCTTATTTTAAATTCAAGAAATAACAATAGTTTAGCCAATTCCATCTAAAGAATGACTGGGATTCTGCCTCTAGAGTGAGAAAGAAATGACGAAAAAATTGGTAACTTTAGAGACGAAAAGAAAAGGTACTGGATGGGAGTTTAACCGCTGCGACCCATAGTTGTACATCAAAACAGAGCGATGTTAGATGTACAAACAGTGCATATAGTTAGCTGACATCAACGGTGTGGAGTTTCTATCGATTTCTCCACTTTGTAACTACCGATGAGGGACTAAAATTCCCAGCAGAGCGGTCATTGGTAGGAGACGTAAGGATGTCATCATAAAAACGCAATTAAGACGCCCATTCCGTCTTGGCTCAACTTGGCCCAAGGCGGAATGGCCGTATCAGGGAAAACAGATGTTAATCAGGGAGCGTCTAAGCTGTTACGCATCTAATTTGCTTGTTGAGGCGGCGGGGGAGCAGAGCCGGAGCTCATACGAGGACAGAGGAGCGGATGTGAACTGTTTTATCCTGTGTTGAGAATGTGCAAGTTAAATGCGCTTTAGCTTACAAATGTTTAAATGCGCGATCGCTTATGCATGAATTCGACCATCAGGTAAGATAGCTCCAGACAAATTGGCTCCTGTTAATTTGACCAAAATTCGATCGCCAGACCCAATTTTAGCCCCCCTTAAGTCAGCGCCACTTAAATCAGCGCCACTCAAATCGGCTCCAATTAAGTTAGCCTCTCTTAAATTAGCTTGATTCAGGTTCGCTTGAAAGAGATTCGCTCTAAAAAGATTTGCCTTTTCCAAATTCGCTCCCTGAAGATTAACCTTATGCAAAAAACTATCACTTAAGTTGGCATTACTGAGATTGGCATGACTCAAATTGCGTCCTGACAAATCTTTTTCTTTTAAGTCAACACCTCGAAAGTCAGCTCCACTCAAATCAGGATTGGGCGTTCGAGTTTGGGAGGAAGATTGCGATCGCGATTGTGCAGTCGTTTCCCTTTGGGAGTATCGCGGTTGGGAGCGGGGTGGTGTATATTGAGCTCGTTGCGGTGCAGGAGAAGGCGATCGCGTAGTTTGTGCTGTTGGCTTGTGACCCTTGCGTCGAGCTAAACGCAACTGATCGCGAGCGTGATTAATCTCCTTGAGTTTTTCCGCCGCTTTTTCCCGCAGCCGAGAATTATCGCTTGGGACGCGATCAGGATGCCAAATAAACGCCAAATCTTTATAAGCCTGGTTCACCTCTTCGAGAGAGGCTCCCGGCTCTAACCCCAATATTCTATAGCAATGATCTAGCTCGTTCATCACCACCTTCCTTAAACCGCCTCAACACTAGGCTCCAATCATCTGTGCCACAATCTTGCCTAAATTCATCACCCCAGGTAATCCTGCACCCGGATGAGTTCCCGCACCAACTCAGTAGAGATTGGGTAGATTTTCCACTGGGGTTGGGGAGCATCTCAAATGTACACATTTAAACAAAGGGAAGGAAAATTGATCCCTAAATACATACTCCTCAGCTCCTTAGCTCCTCCGCTCCTCCGCTCCCCCCAAGTAACTATTCACAGTATCGCGGAAGTGCAGGGAATCAATAGAGTGTTCTGTAACGATATGTTGAGTTCAGGAAGCTCCACTCCCCCCACTCTCCCAATCAAAGAGGCATTAGCCTCTATCCAACTAAGGGAAGTTGGGTACTGCTGTTGTAGTGTGGTGTAATGGAAGCGTAGGGGTTTCCCAGTATAGCGACCAGCCGTAGTTGATTCAAAACTCAGTTGGTACCGAGGCTGGGGAATCTTATATAGCATTACGCTAGTTTTTGACTGTCACGGCTCTTGCATCCTCAGACTCTATCTTTAAAAACCTTTCATGCAGACTAAAGCTTTTAATGAGCTTTTCCCACTGTTTAATACGGCTAACCCAGAGACATTAGAATGGCTCCTGTCTGTTGTAGTCGAACACGAGTATCCGGCAGGGAGAGCGGTTCTCATGGAAGATGCCTGGGGCAACGCAGTTTACTTTGTTGTCTCCGGCTGGGTGAAAGTACGACGCCTTTATGGAGAAAACGTTGTGACTCTAGCAATTTTGGGTCAGGGTGATTTTTTTGGGGAAATGGCAATTCTCGATGAATCTCCCCGCTCAACCGATGTTCTTGCCCTTTCTGACGTAAAATTACTCAGCGTCTCTGCCCAACGCTTCATTCAAACCCTGTTTAAAGACCCTCAATTACACCATCGCATGTTGCAACTGATGGTGCGGCGGCTACGTCAAACCAACATCCGCCTGCAACGACGCCATCAGCCACCCGCTGTCAAGTTAGTCAGTACGTTGGTTAGCTTGGCAGAAAACTATGGTCAACCCACAGAAAAGGGAACAGAAATCTTTAACTTCCCCTATAAAGACTTGGCAGATATTTCAGACATCAGTGCCGACGATACCGCCAAAATTATGGACAAGCTCGATAGTAAGGGCTGGATTAACATTGACCCGGAAAATCAGACACTGTGCCTACTCAATATCAAGCAACTGGCTCATTTGGCAGGACGTGTTTAGAGAGGGCAATGGGCGAGAAAATAGTGTGGCTCAATCGTGGAACATACGGTTCTGCAAAAAGCCGTCACTCAAGACTTCCCAATGGTCTGTAAAATGCTCTCTTCGCCAGCGTAACGCCTGAAAATCTGACCATTCGCTGCGTTACGCGCAGGCTGAACACACCCTACATCTTGCATGTAATTCAAGTTAGGTGCATCTACTTATTCCCGTCCCTCAAGCCATCGTGGAACAGAATTAGCGGGGTGGGGGAATATCCACCCTCCCCAGACAATCAACCCCTGACCACTGCTACGCTAAAAGCTAATCGCCATTTGCTTATTTGCCCAATAATTTGCCGAAATGACAGAAGCCACAACCTTTCGCCCCAGCAGCTTACTCACCACCGCACCGTCCATTCACTACCAAGTGGCGATGCCTCAGCCAGAATCGCACCTATTTGAGGTGACGCTTTTCGTGAAAGGCTGGCAGGAACCTGTGCTGGATTTAAAATTGCCTGTTTGGACTCCAGGTTCTTATCTAGTGCGGGAGTATGCGAAACATCTCCAAGACTTTTCTGCTGAAACGGGTGAGCAACGACAGCGTTTGCTTTCACGAAAAATCAGCAAAAATCACTGGCAAATTGAGACGGCAGATACCTCAGAAATGACTGTTCGTTACCGCGTTTTTGCCAATGAACTCTCCGTGCGAACGAATCATTTAGATGCCACTCATGGCTATTTTAATGGGGCGGCGCTGTTCCTTTTTATCCCCGGATGGGAACATCAACCCATTCGGGTAACTATTACACCACCCAAACCCGATTGGCAGGTTACGACTCCCTTGCCATCGCTTCCTGGAGAAGCCAACACCTTCGAGGCGGCAGATTTCGATACCCTGGTCGATAGCCCGTTTGAAATTGGTTCTCAGCAACTGTATAACTTTCAAGTGTTGGGGAAACCCCATCAACTCGCCATCTGGGGACAGGGAAACGCTGACCCAGAGAGAATTATAGAGGACACGAAGCAGATTATTGAAGTGGAAGCCGAGTTATTTGGAGGCTTACCCTATGACCGCTATCTGTTTCTCTTGCATCTCTCCTCTGGTGGCTTCGGCGGTTTGGAACATAAGGATTCTTGTTCGTTAAATTACTCCCGTTTTGGATTTCGGGCGAAGGAGAAATATAACCGCTTCATTCAATTAGTTGCCCACGAATTCTTTCACCTCTGGAATGTCAAGCGAATTCGCCCCAAAGCGCTAGAAAAATTTAATTACGAACAGGAAAATTACACCACTTCTTTGTGGTTTTCTGAAGGAACGACGAGTTACTACGATATGGTGATTCCCTTCAGAGCAAAGATTTATGATGCTAAGAATTTGTTAGAAAACTTGAGTAAGGAAATTACTCAATTCCAATCTATACCCGGTCGTAAAGTCCAGCCGCTGAGTGAGTCGAGTTTTGATGCTTGGATTAAGCTTTATCGACGGGATGCAAATAGCAATAATTCCCAGATTTCCTACTACTTGAAGGGGGAAATGGTTTCATTCTTGTTGGATTTGCTCATTCGGGCGCGACATGGAAATCAGCGATCGCTTGATGATGTGATGCGCCAAATGTGGCAGCGTTTCGGCATCAAGGAAATTGGCTTTACTCCCCAACAACTACGGGATGTGTTCGAGTCGGTGGCACAGACGGATTTAAGCGATTTCTTTAACCGTTACATCGATGGCACCGATGAATTAGCCTTTGATGAGTACCTCGAACCTTTTGGTTTGCGCCTATTGAGTGTGGAATCAGGGGAAAGTGTACCTCACTTAGGCGTAAATGTGAATTCAGACAATGGTAAAACCCTTATCCAATTTGTCGAAGCTGCTTCTCCCGCCGCTGTGGCAGGAGTCGATGCGGGAGACGAATTGTTAGCCCTTAATGGTTGGCGGGTAACGGCTGAACAATTAAGCGATCGCCTCAAAGATTACAAGGTGGGTGACACCATCCAGTTGAGCGTTTTCCACCAGGAAGAGCTCCGCACATTACCCGTTACCTTAGCTGCACCACGCCCCAGTCGTTACCAAATTGTGCCAGTGGAGAAGCCTTCCGATGCCCAGAGACAGAGCTTTACTGGGTGGCTGGGAACTTGGAATTGGTGATTGTAGGAAAGGACGATTCAGCTCATCCCTCGCCTTGAAAAGCGGGGGATTTCACCAACCCAAAGATTAGCATGAGTTTGTGTAGCGGTAGTGATATTAAGAGCAAAGCTTACCCTCTGTTTCTAAAACCGCCCTGACGATACCAGCGCATTAGTTGAGTAGGAGAAATTCCCAGAAAATAGCCAGCAATAATCAGTTGGTTCATCAGCGTGGTTTTTAGTACCCCTAACTTTTGCCAACGGCGTCCCGAAGTAAGTACAGAGGCTGAAACAAGGGTGATTTTTCCTTCCTGTTTCAATTGCCGCATCAATTCAAAG of the Allocoleopsis franciscana PCC 7113 genome contains:
- a CDS encoding pentapeptide repeat-containing protein, translated to MNELDHCYRILGLEPGASLEEVNQAYKDLAFIWHPDRVPSDNSRLREKAAEKLKEINHARDQLRLARRKGHKPTAQTTRSPSPAPQRAQYTPPRSQPRYSQRETTAQSRSQSSSQTRTPNPDLSGADFRGVDLKEKDLSGRNLSHANLSNANLSDSFLHKVNLQGANLEKANLFRANLFQANLNQANLREANLIGADLSGADLSGADLRGAKIGSGDRILVKLTGANLSGAILPDGRIHA
- a CDS encoding Crp/Fnr family transcriptional regulator; its protein translation is MQTKAFNELFPLFNTANPETLEWLLSVVVEHEYPAGRAVLMEDAWGNAVYFVVSGWVKVRRLYGENVVTLAILGQGDFFGEMAILDESPRSTDVLALSDVKLLSVSAQRFIQTLFKDPQLHHRMLQLMVRRLRQTNIRLQRRHQPPAVKLVSTLVSLAENYGQPTEKGTEIFNFPYKDLADISDISADDTAKIMDKLDSKGWINIDPENQTLCLLNIKQLAHLAGRV
- a CDS encoding M61 family metallopeptidase → MTEATTFRPSSLLTTAPSIHYQVAMPQPESHLFEVTLFVKGWQEPVLDLKLPVWTPGSYLVREYAKHLQDFSAETGEQRQRLLSRKISKNHWQIETADTSEMTVRYRVFANELSVRTNHLDATHGYFNGAALFLFIPGWEHQPIRVTITPPKPDWQVTTPLPSLPGEANTFEAADFDTLVDSPFEIGSQQLYNFQVLGKPHQLAIWGQGNADPERIIEDTKQIIEVEAELFGGLPYDRYLFLLHLSSGGFGGLEHKDSCSLNYSRFGFRAKEKYNRFIQLVAHEFFHLWNVKRIRPKALEKFNYEQENYTTSLWFSEGTTSYYDMVIPFRAKIYDAKNLLENLSKEITQFQSIPGRKVQPLSESSFDAWIKLYRRDANSNNSQISYYLKGEMVSFLLDLLIRARHGNQRSLDDVMRQMWQRFGIKEIGFTPQQLRDVFESVAQTDLSDFFNRYIDGTDELAFDEYLEPFGLRLLSVESGESVPHLGVNVNSDNGKTLIQFVEAASPAAVAGVDAGDELLALNGWRVTAEQLSDRLKDYKVGDTIQLSVFHQEELRTLPVTLAAPRPSRYQIVPVEKPSDAQRQSFTGWLGTWNW